The Stigmatella aurantiaca DW4/3-1 genome contains the following window.
GGTTTTCTATTCGCTGCCGTTGATCATCACGGTCTTCACGCCGGGAAGACGCCTGCCCATGGTGCTGGCCATCGTGCTGTCCCTGGGGGGGCTGCTGCTGGTCAGCGTGCTGTCACAGGCAACGCCGGTTCAGCTGGCCTCCTACGCCTTCACCTATGTCTTCACGGCCCTGGTGGCGGCCTATGGGGCGCAGACGTACCGGCGGCTCATCCAAGCGGAGCAGCTCTCCCAGGAGGCCCGGCTGGAGGTGCTCAAGCAACTCTCCGAGAGCGAGCATCGAAGGGAGCTTGCCGAGCGCAACCGCGCGGAAATCGAACGGCTGGTGTTGATCGGCCAGTTGGCCTCCGGTGTGGCCCATGAAGTGAACAACCCGCTGGCCTTCGTGAAGTCAAACCTCCGGTATCTCGAGGAGGAATTCGGCCAGCATCCTGAGATGCCCAACCGGGACGAGTTTCACGAGGTGCTCGGCGAGACGCAACAGGGCGTCCAACGCATTCAGCAGATCGTCACGGACCTGAGGCAGTTCTCCCGCCAGGACCCTCTGCGAGAGGAATGTTCCGTGGCGGAGGCCCTGGAGGAAGCCGAGCGGCTGGCTTCGGTGCGGCTGCACAGCCTGGGAGAGGTGGTGAGCGAGGTCTCCCCCGGGTTGCCCCGGGTGTGCATGGGACAGCGCCACCTGGTGCAAGTGCTCCTCAACCTGCTGGTCAACGCCGCGGATGCGGTCGAGTCTGTCCAGCCCAAGCGGCCCGCGCGCATCGTCATTCGCGCCAGCCGCTCCACGGCGGGCGTGCGGCTGGAAGTGGAGGACAATGGACCAGGGCTCTCTCCCCAGGTGATGGCGCGCCTGTTCGAGCCCTTCTTCAGCACCAAGCCTCCGGGGCAGGGGACGGGGTTGGGGCTGGCCCTCTGCCGCGAGTACATCACCCGCTCCGGGGGAACCTTGGTGGCCGAGAATGTCCCCGAGGGGGGCGCTCGCTTCACCCTGGAGCTCGCCGCGGTCGCCTCGTGAGGCCACGGACGGGGTGATGGCGAGGTCCCGGCGGATCTCCTCCAGGTCGGCCGCGCACCGGGCCTCGTTCTTCACGCGGCCCATCACCTTGGCGTAGACGGTCTTCATCATCACTTCGCCCGTGGAGGGGCCAAAGGTGGTGGCTTGCCACTGCAGCCACTGCGCCGTTGGGGTTCTTGGCGAGAAATGCGGGCGACTCGTGCTCGCCCTTCATCA
Protein-coding sequences here:
- a CDS encoding sensor histidine kinase — translated: MCAAAFVAGGAVQPVLYGTVSMPIMGVQLAGGAIFFLLGMLLGAGRISLNVVSVMTGTVSIGALTVTVLLTGGIQSPAFAVFYSLPLIITVFTPGRRLPMVLAIVLSLGGLLLVSVLSQATPVQLASYAFTYVFTALVAAYGAQTYRRLIQAEQLSQEARLEVLKQLSESEHRRELAERNRAEIERLVLIGQLASGVAHEVNNPLAFVKSNLRYLEEEFGQHPEMPNRDEFHEVLGETQQGVQRIQQIVTDLRQFSRQDPLREECSVAEALEEAERLASVRLHSLGEVVSEVSPGLPRVCMGQRHLVQVLLNLLVNAADAVESVQPKRPARIVIRASRSTAGVRLEVEDNGPGLSPQVMARLFEPFFSTKPPGQGTGLGLALCREYITRSGGTLVAENVPEGGARFTLELAAVAS